One genomic region from Spirosoma sp. KCTC 42546 encodes:
- a CDS encoding NADH:flavin oxidoreductase, which translates to MSEKYKPQFPRMAQLKTAADLGNYLTKNDIGLPFDDVLLPAAESPFNRPIPLKSGQTIGNSLCILPMEGWDGTLDGRPTDFTRNRWKKFAISGAKLLFGCEAVAVCHSGKANPNQLVMNDETFLDFVELRQLVLNAHTEAFGKTDDLVIGLQLTHSGRFCKPRSHKAFESKILYSHPFLNSKFGMPADYPLLTDEEIDQIIQQYIDAAVLAQKAGFDFVDVKHCHGYLGHEFLSAVSREGRYGGSFENRTRYLRNIVAGIREAAPGLGIGIRLSAFDLLPFKKGPAGAGIPESAEEYPFAFGGKSNGLELDLTETKALLTLAESLGIQLVCITGGSPYYNPHLMRPALFPPSDGYLPPEDPLLGVKRQIDVTNELKQAFPELVIIGSGYSYLQEWLPNVAQYVLRNGMADSIGFGRMVLSYPTMPADMLEGRPLVRNHICRTFSDCTTAPRNGLISGCYPLDPLYKKSPEAEELKAIKESL; encoded by the coding sequence ATGAGTGAAAAATACAAACCCCAGTTTCCCCGCATGGCCCAGCTGAAAACGGCTGCTGATCTGGGAAATTATCTGACAAAAAACGACATCGGGCTGCCGTTCGACGACGTTTTATTGCCTGCTGCGGAGAGCCCGTTCAATCGGCCTATTCCACTAAAGTCCGGCCAAACGATTGGTAATAGCCTGTGTATTTTACCTATGGAAGGCTGGGACGGCACCCTTGATGGCCGACCAACCGATTTTACGCGTAACCGCTGGAAGAAATTTGCCATCAGTGGAGCCAAATTATTGTTTGGCTGTGAGGCTGTAGCGGTTTGCCATTCGGGCAAAGCCAACCCGAACCAATTAGTCATGAACGACGAAACGTTTCTTGACTTTGTTGAATTGCGGCAATTGGTACTCAATGCGCATACCGAAGCATTTGGCAAAACCGACGATTTAGTGATTGGTCTCCAATTAACGCATTCGGGACGTTTTTGTAAGCCCAGGAGCCACAAGGCTTTTGAGTCGAAAATTCTATATAGCCATCCGTTTCTGAATAGCAAATTCGGTATGCCGGCTGATTATCCACTGCTCACGGATGAGGAGATCGACCAAATCATCCAGCAGTATATAGATGCCGCTGTACTGGCTCAAAAAGCGGGTTTTGATTTTGTGGATGTAAAACATTGTCACGGCTATCTGGGTCATGAGTTCCTGAGTGCGGTAAGTCGGGAAGGGCGTTACGGGGGTTCTTTCGAAAATCGGACACGCTACCTTCGGAACATTGTTGCGGGCATTCGCGAAGCCGCGCCGGGACTGGGAATCGGGATTCGTCTGAGTGCTTTTGATCTACTGCCTTTCAAAAAAGGACCGGCTGGGGCTGGTATTCCGGAGTCTGCCGAAGAATACCCATTTGCGTTTGGTGGAAAATCGAATGGACTAGAGCTTGACCTAACCGAGACAAAAGCGTTGTTGACGCTGGCCGAATCACTTGGGATACAGTTGGTATGCATTACGGGTGGAAGCCCCTATTACAACCCACACTTAATGCGACCGGCCCTGTTTCCGCCCTCGGATGGTTATTTGCCCCCGGAAGACCCACTATTGGGGGTAAAACGACAAATCGACGTCACAAACGAGCTGAAACAGGCATTCCCGGAGTTGGTCATAATTGGCTCGGGCTATTCCTATCTGCAGGAATGGCTTCCGAATGTGGCGCAGTATGTATTGCGCAATGGCATGGCCGATAGCATAGGCTTTGGCCGTATGGTACTGTCGTATCCAACTATGCCCGCCGATATGCTTGAGGGTCGTCCGCTCGTCCGAAACCACATCTGCCGCACGTTTTCGGACTGTACGACAGCGCCACGGAATGGGCTGATTTCGGGGTGCTATCCATTGGATCCACTCTATAAGAAAAGCCCTGAAGCTGAAGAGCTTAAAGCGATAAAAGAAAGCTTGTGA
- a CDS encoding glycoside hydrolase family 88 protein, which produces MQIDHSLQPTDLSAKLNRFWELSGQKIHLIDKDYDVTKGSPVFTVQGKYTTRGWTEWTQGFQFGAAILQFDATNNTDFLEIGRQKTLTVMAPHISHIGVHDHGFNNVSTYGNLLRLMREGRIPTNEWEANFYELALKISGAVQASRWTTVKTGGFISSFNGSHSLFVDTIRSCRALVLSHSLGHVFQGEGDVKINLLDRALQHMKATADYSVFYGSGRDSYDLWGRTAHESVFNIKDGNFRCPNSQQGYSGFTTWTRGLAWAMCGFAEELEWLATRDDAELEPFGGRDSIEDFMLKAATATCDFYIEYTPTDGIPYWDTGAPNLHRLGDYLHRPADPYNNFEPVDSSAAAIGAQGLLRLGKYLTEKGNADPGKRYYQAGLTVLNTLFDEPYLSTNPVHQGLILHSIYHQPNGWDYVPAGSKIANGESSMWGDYHAREVALYLQRIIRNEPYYTFFNQIAGDTALR; this is translated from the coding sequence ATGCAGATTGACCATTCCTTACAACCCACCGATCTATCGGCAAAACTTAACCGCTTCTGGGAACTCTCTGGCCAGAAAATTCACCTGATTGACAAAGACTACGACGTAACGAAAGGTTCGCCAGTTTTCACGGTACAGGGAAAATACACGACCCGGGGCTGGACAGAATGGACGCAGGGATTTCAGTTTGGAGCCGCTATTTTACAGTTCGATGCGACCAATAATACTGACTTTCTGGAAATAGGTCGTCAGAAAACGCTGACTGTCATGGCTCCTCACATTAGCCACATTGGGGTGCATGATCACGGTTTCAACAACGTCAGTACCTACGGGAACCTGCTTCGGCTGATGCGGGAAGGCCGTATTCCAACGAATGAATGGGAAGCTAACTTTTATGAACTGGCGCTAAAAATCTCCGGTGCCGTGCAGGCCAGTCGCTGGACAACGGTTAAAACAGGGGGGTTCATTAGTTCATTCAACGGTTCCCATTCGCTTTTTGTCGATACAATTCGGTCGTGCCGGGCGTTGGTGCTGAGCCATTCGTTGGGACATGTGTTTCAGGGTGAGGGTGATGTGAAGATTAATTTACTGGACCGAGCCTTGCAGCACATGAAGGCTACCGCCGATTATTCGGTATTCTACGGTTCAGGACGAGATTCGTATGATCTATGGGGACGTACGGCTCATGAAAGTGTTTTCAATATAAAGGATGGTAATTTTCGATGCCCCAATTCACAACAGGGCTATTCGGGCTTTACTACCTGGACGCGCGGATTAGCCTGGGCTATGTGCGGCTTTGCTGAGGAGCTAGAGTGGCTTGCCACTCGGGATGATGCCGAGTTGGAGCCTTTCGGTGGTCGCGATTCTATCGAAGACTTCATGTTGAAAGCGGCTACGGCCACCTGCGACTTTTATATCGAATACACACCCACTGACGGCATTCCTTATTGGGACACAGGAGCACCCAATCTGCATCGCTTAGGTGACTATCTGCATCGGCCCGCCGATCCCTACAATAATTTCGAACCGGTAGATAGCTCGGCCGCAGCTATTGGTGCGCAGGGACTGCTACGGTTGGGGAAATATCTGACCGAAAAAGGCAATGCTGACCCTGGAAAACGCTACTATCAGGCTGGTTTGACAGTTCTTAATACGCTTTTTGATGAACCTTATCTCAGTACGAATCCAGTGCATCAGGGCCTGATCCTTCATTCAATTTATCATCAGCCTAATGGTTGGGATTATGTACCGGCGGGAAGTAAAATTGCGAATGGAGAGTCGAGTATGTGGGGCGATTACCACGCTCGCGAAGTAGCCCTCTATTTACAACGGATCATTCGTAACGAGCCGTATTATACTTTTTTCAACCAGATTGCCGGTGATACGGCCCTCCGATAG